From Scleropages formosus chromosome 1, fSclFor1.1, whole genome shotgun sequence, a single genomic window includes:
- the LOC114911050 gene encoding complement C3-like produces MPVKMEVLWVMTFSLLLPALSLCNPLYIMSAPNMLRVGSKENVFVEAQEYTGAPVEVTITAKEFPAKLLEFLNHKVTLNSDNSYQALQEIMLKEDFFDKDSNKKQFVYLEAKFPQHTLQKVVLLSFQSGFIFVQTDKTIYTPTSKVHYRLFTTNPSIEPIENGVSVEMMTPDGIIVFRDQVFPNKGVQSGVYELPEVVSVGTWKVVAKFQKTPQRNFTYEFEVKEYVLPTFEIKLIPRQSFFYVDDRELTVDITAKYLYGKDVTGKAFVVFGVMTQEGKKSFPGSLQRVDIIEGKGTATLKREHIVQISPDINQLLGLPIYVTVNVLTRTGTEMVEGEKTGILIVTSPYTIHFKKTPKFFKPGMPFDIAVYVTNPDDSPAAGIRLKATPGPVHGVTKANGMARLTVNTGGQVADLQITIQTEMPALSPNRQAQQTMVAKPYQTYKNTKNYLHIGIQATELEIGDNLQVNLNLANDNPGVQNEITQFTYLVVNKGQIVLAKRQERKQGQSLVTLTLPVTKDMVPSFRFVAYYHLGADQVVSDAVWVDVKDTCMGKLKVTSTRSQYEPRKSFTLSIEGDPGAKVGLVAVDKGVYVLNSKHRLSQSKIWDIVEKHDVGCTAGSGQNSMEVFYDAGLMFLSNGNVEIRSRSEPECPAVAKRRRRSLTLIDIKNSLESQYSVPLMKECCMDGMRDNLMDLSCERRSQYIIDGADCVKAFLHCCSEVTKKREEAAKETDVFSRSSDDDNYISDRDIVSRTQFPESWLWQELMLPNCPPQNPRCTSTSHEIKSFQKDTITTWEVTAIGLSGTHGICMADPFEMTVMKNFFIDLKLPYSAVRNEQLEIKAVLYNYVEDNLKVRVDLMETESVCSAASKKRRYREEVEVPPMSSVSIPFVIIPMAIGEHSIEVKAAVYDSVLTDGVKKNLRVVSEGMRVKKEIKTIVLDPTKHNGKQFETIKGVEPKNRVPGSPAETYISVIGEQLSQTIQAAISGSPLGNLITQPSGCGEQNMIGLTGPVISTHYLDNTGEWEKAGVEKRETAIKYVHQGYTQELTYRKTDGSYAAWKDRPSSTWLTAYVTKVFSMAYKLISIEEDVICSAAKWLILNAQQADGTFKEDAPVYHAEMVGNVRGKDADASLTAFVFIALQEAHPTCGVERVAGRGEPEPNLEKPSRQHKESPGVPVTQDQQPH; encoded by the exons CTACATCATGAGTGCGCCGAACATGCTGCGAGTGGGCAGCAAGGAGAACGTGTTTGTGGAGGCACAGGAGTACACTGGAGCACCCGTTGAAGTTACCATCACGGCAAAAGAATTCCCGGCAAAACTACTAGAGTTTCTGAACCACAAAGTCACACTGAACTCTGACAACAGCTACCAGGCCCTGCAGGAGATCATG CTCAAAGAAGATTTCTTTGACAAGGATTCCAATAAAAAGCAGTTTGTCTACCTGGAAGCAAAGTTCCCGCAACATACGCTGCAGAAAGTTGTTCTCCTCTCTTTCCAATCGGGATTCATTTTTGTTCAGACTGATAAGACCATCTACACACCCACCAGCAAAG ttcaTTACAGACTCTTCACCACAAACCCCAGCATTGAGCCTATTGAAAATGGTGTTTCTGTCGAGATGATG ACCCCAGATGGAATAATAGTTTTCAGAGACCAAGTGTTTCCAAATAAAGGAGTTCAGTCTGGAGTGTATGAGCTGCCGGAGGTCGTCAG TGTGGGAACATGGAAGGTGGTGGCCAAATtccaaaaaacaccacaaagaAACTTCACTTATGAATTTGAAGTCAAGGAATATG TGCTGCCAACCTTTGAAATCAAACTGATACCAAGACAGTCCTTCTTCTACGTAGACGACAGAGAACTGACTGTCGACATCACTGCCAA GTACCTGTATGGGAAGGACGTGACTGGGAAAGCATTTGTGGTGTTCGGCGTGATGACTCAAGAAGGCAAGAAGAGTTTCCCAGGTTCTCTTCAGAGAGTGGAT ATCATCGAAGGGAAGGGCACGGCTACCCTGAAACGAGAGCACATTGTGCAGATCAGTCCAGACATCAACCAGCTTCTAGGGCTACCCATCTATGTGACAGTCAACGTTTTGACAAGAACCG GCACTGAAATggtggagggggagaagacaggAATCCTTATAGTGACCTCACCCTACACCATTCACTTCAAGAAAACTCCCAAGTTCTTCAAACCAGGGATGCCATTTGACATTGCG GTCTATGTGACAAATCCAGATGACAGTCCTGCTGCAGGCATCAGACTAAAGGCAACGCCTGGACCTGTGCATGGTGTTACTAAGGCCAATGGTATGGCCAGGCTAACTGTAAATACTGGTGGCCAGGTTGCAGACCTGCAAATCACA attcaaACTGAGATGCCAGCTCTGTCACCCAATCGTCAAGCTCAGCAGACAATGGTTGCCAAACCCTACCAGACATACAAGAACACAAAGAACTACCTGCACATTGGGATCCAGGCAACTGAGCTGGAAATTGGAGACAATTTGCAGGTCAATCTGAATTTGGCAAATGACAATCCAGGGGTCCAGAATGAAATCACCCAGTTCACATACCTG GTTGTGAACAAAGGGCAGATTGTCCTTGCAAAGAGACAAGAAAGGAAGCAAGGTCAGTCCCTGGTGACCTTGACACTGCCGGTGACAAAGGACATGGTTCCTTCATTCCGCTTTGTGGCGTATTACCATCTGGGAGCTGACCAAGTGGTCTCCGACGCAGTCTGGGTGGATGTGAAGGATACCTGCATGGGGAAG CTCAAAGTCACATCCACCAGGTCTCAGTATGAGCCACGTAAGAGCTTCACGCTGAGTATCGAAGGTGACCCTGGAGCGAAGGTGGGGTTGGTCGCTGTGGACAAGGGTGTCTATGTGCTGAACAgcaaacacagactgagtcagtccAAG ATCTGGGACATAGTTGAGAAGCACGATGTCGGCTGCACAGCTGGAAGCGGACAAAACAGCATGGAGGTGTTCTACGATGCTGGGCTCATGTTTCTGTCCAATGGAAATGTGGAGATCAGATCCCGATCAG AGCCCGAGTGCCCAGCAGTTGCAAAGAGACGACGACGCTCGCTGACCTTGATTGACATCAAAAACTCACTGG AAAGCCAATACTCGGTGCCCCTCATGAAAGAGTGCTGTATGGACGGCATGAGGGACAATCTGATGGACCTCTCCTGCGAACGGCGCTCCCAGTACATCATCGATGGAGCGGACTGTGTGAAGGCCTTCCTGCACTGCTGCTCTGAGGTGACCAAGAAGCGCGAGGAAGCAGCCAAAGAAACCGATGTATTCAGTCGCT CGAGCGACGACGACAACTACATCTCGGACAGAGACATTGTGTCCCGCACTCAGTTCCCCGAGAGCTGGCTGTGGCAGGAGTTGATGCTGCCAAACTGCCCCCCACAGAACCCACGCTG CACCTCCACATCACACGAGATCAAAAGTTTCCAGAAGGACACCATCACCACCTGGGAGGTCACCGCTATCGGCCTCTCCGGAACTCACG GAATCTGCATGGCTGATCCCTTTGAAATGACCGTGATGAAGAACTTCTTCATCGACCTCAAGTTGCCGTACTCTGCGGTGCGGAACGAGCAGCTTGAGATCAAAGCTGTGCTTTACAACTACGTAGAAGATAATTTGAAG GTGCGTGTAGACTTGAtggagacagagagtgtgtgtagtgCAGCCAGCAAGAAGAGAAGGTACCGGGAGGAGGTGGAGGTACCTCCCATGTCCTCAGTGTCCATCCCTTTCGTCATCATCCCCATGGCTATTGGAGAACACTCTATTGAGGTGAAGGCTGCTGTCTACGATTCTGTCCTCACCGACGGTGTGAAGAAGAACCTGCGGGTAGTG TCTGAAGGAATGCGGGTCAAAAAGGAGATCAAAACAATTGTTCTGGATCCAACGAAACACA ATGGAAAACAGTTTGAGACGATCAAGGGTGTAGAGCCAAAGAACAGAGTGCCAGGTTCACCTGCTGAGACCTACATCAGTGTCATTG GTGAACAGCTGAGTCAGACCATCCAGGCAGCCATCAGTGGCTCACCACTAGGGAACCTGATCACGCAACCATCTGGCTGTGGTGAGCAGAACATGATTGGCCTCACAGGACCTGTAATCTCCACACACTATCTGGACAACACGGGCGAATGGGAGAAAGCTGGGGTGGAGAAGCGAGAGACGGCCATCAAGTACGTTCACCAAG ggtacacccaggagTTGACATATCGCAAAACTGATGGTTCATACGCTGCCTGGAAAGACAGACCTAGCAGCACCTG GTTAACTGCTTACGTGACGAAGGTGTTTTCAATGGCGTACAAACTCATCAGCATTGAGGAGGATGTGATCTGTAGTGCTGCCAAGTGGTTGATCCTGAACGCACAGCAAGCCGATGGTACCTTCAAAGAAGATGCTCCAGTCTATCACGCAGAGATGGTT GGCAATGTGAGAGGGAAGGACGCAGATGCTTCCCTGACTGCCTTCGTCTTCATCGCGCTACAGGAAGCACATCCCACCTGCGGAGTGGAGAGAGTCGCT ggtcgcggggagccagagcctaacctggaaa AGCCTTCCAGACAGCATAAAGAAAGCCCGGGAGTTCCTGTCACGCAGGATCAACAGCCTCACTAA